Proteins encoded in a region of the Solanum dulcamara chromosome 9, daSolDulc1.2, whole genome shotgun sequence genome:
- the LOC129904368 gene encoding pentatricopeptide repeat-containing protein At4g01400, mitochondrial: MRLLSHHFSSKDLLSMISCSSSWLSKAESLSVWYNFKCHYHTQQSEQDRKWRQADEEHKQNTNQGPSIGSPARIQKLIASQSDPLLAKEIFDLASREPNFQHYYATFHTLILKLGRSRQFSLMQSILTSLKSQHYSVSPSLFSHIIQIYGDAGLPDKALKTFYTILEFNMKPLPKHLNLILEILVTHRNFLRPAFDLFRSAHTYGVLANTESYNILMRAFCLNDDLSIAYSLFNQMFKRDISPNVESYRILMQGLCRKSQVNTAVDLLEDMLNKGFVPDALSYSTLLNSLCRKKKFKEAYKLLCRMKVKGCNPDIIHYNTVILGFCREGRAADACKILEDMPSNGCIPNLVSYRSLVGGLSDQGMYDEAKTYMVEMMSKGFSPHFSVVHAVVKGFCNLGKIEEAYGVVGSILRHGEPLHTDTWEVIISRILEWDTAEKIGNILEELIRAEIKPETRIVEAGARLGEYLMNRVKSKSRKG, encoded by the coding sequence ATGAGACTTCTTTCACATCACTTCAGCTCCAAAGACCTCTTGTCCATGATCAGTTGTTCTTCCTCTTGGCTGTCAAAGGCCGAGTCACTGTCTGTCTGGTACAATTTTAAATGTCATTATCATACACAACAGTCCGAGCAAGATAGAAAATGGAGACAAGCAGATGAAGAACATAAACAGAACACGAACCAGGGACCGTCTATTGGCTCTCCAGCTCGAATCCAGAAGCTTATTGCCTCCCAATCAGATCCGCTCCTTGCTAAAGAAATTTTTGATTTAGCCTCACGAGAACCCAATTTTCAGCACTACTATGCCACTTTCCACACCCTCATCCTCAAGCTTGGCCGTTCCCGCCAGTTCTCCCTCATGCAGTCCATCCTCACTTCCCTCAAGTCGCAGCATTATTCCGTCTCCCCATCTCTTTTTTCGCACATCATCCAAATCTATGGTGATGCTGGCCTACCTGACAAAGCCCTTAAAACTTTCTATACTATCCTGGAATTCAATATGAAGCCCCTTCCGAAGCATCTCAACCTCATTCTTGAAATCCTCGTAACTCACCGGAACTTTCTTCGCCCTGCATTTGATCTCTTCAGATCTGCACATACATACGGAGTCTTGGCCAACACTGAGTCCTACAACATTCTAATGCGGGCGTTCTGTTTGAATGATGATTTAAGTATTGCATACTCGCTGTTTAATCAAATGTTTAAGAGAGACATCAGTCCTAATGTAGAGTCATATAGGATTCTGATGCAGGGTTTGTGCCGAAAAAGTCAAGTGAATACAGCTGTTGACTTGCTGGAGGACATGTTGAATAAAGGTTTTGTTCCCGATGCTTTAAGTTATAGTACTCTATTGAACAGCTTGTGTCGGAAAAAGAAATTTAAGGAGGCTTACAAGCTTCTTTGCAGAATGAAAGTAAAGGGTTGCAATCCTGACATTATCCATTACAATACAGTAATTCTGGGGTTCTGTAGAGAAGGTCGTGCTGCTGATGCCTGTAAAATCCTCGAGGACATGCCATCAAATGGGTGTATTCCCAATTTGGTTTCATATAGGTCATTAGTTGGGGGTCTAAGCGATCAGGGAATGTACGATGAGGCTAAGACTTACATGGTGGAAATGATGTCAAAAGGGTTCTCTCCACATTTTTCTGTTGTTCATGCAGTTGTGAAAGGTTTCTGCAACCTAGGTAAAATTGAGGAAGCTTATGGAGTAGTGGGGAGTATTTTGAGGCACGGTGAACCCCTACATACAGATACATGGGAAGTAATCATATCCAGGatcttggaatgggatactgcTGAAAAAATTGGGAATATCTTGGAGGAACTTATTAGAGCTGAGATAAAACCTGAAACGAGAATAGTGGAGGCTGGCGCTAGGTTGGGTGAatatttgatgaacagggtaaAAAGTAAATCAAGGAAAGGTTGA